One Fusarium falciforme chromosome 1, complete sequence genomic window carries:
- a CDS encoding 40S ribosomal protein S11-B, translating into MATELTVQSERAFQKQPHIFQNSKARTKSTRPGKGGRRWYKDVGLGFRTPKAAIEGNYIDKKCPFTGLVSIRGRILTGTVVSTKMHRTIIIRREYLHFIPKYSRYEKRHKNVAAHVSPAFRVMEGDQVTVGQCRPLSKTVRFNVLRVLPRTGKAVKKFSKF; encoded by the exons TTCCAGAAGCAGCCTCACATCTTCCAGAACTCGAAGGCCCGAACCAAGAGCACCCGACCGGGCAAGGGTGGCCGACGATGGTACAAGGACGTCGGTCTGGGTTTCCGTACCCCCAAGGCCGCCATTGAGGGCAACTACATCG ACAAGAAGTGCCCCTTCACCGGTCTCGTCTCCATCCGTGGCCGTATCCTCACCGGCACCGTCGTTTCCACCAAGATGCACcgaaccatcatcatccgaaGAGAGTACCTCCACTTCATCCCCAAGTACTCCCGTTACGAGAAGCGACACAAGAACGTTGCCGCCCACGTCTCCCCCGCTTTCCGTGTCATGGAGGGTGACCAGGTCACCGTTGGCCAGTGCCGGCCCCTGAGCAAGACT GTCCGATTCAACGTCCTGCGCGTGCTGCCCCGAACTGGCAAGGCTGTTAAGAAGTTCAGCAAGTTCTAA